One genomic segment of Erysipelotrichaceae bacterium 66202529 includes these proteins:
- a CDS encoding homocysteine methyltransferase, producing MEIENRIQFLDGAMGTQLQAKGLPAGASPELFMMEHGEIVEEVHAAYIESGSDIIYTNTFTANAKKLKNTGYTVEEIITRGVQLARSAARKKEGVRIALDIGPIGELLEPNGYLPFEEAYELFRQQVVAGEQAGADVIVFETMSDLYEVKAAILAAKENTALPVFVTMSFEADHRTFTGCTTASFALCAEGLGADAIGINCSLGPDQILPIADELAAMSNLPLIMKANAGLPDPLTNTYSMNAQEYAKLLLPFTKLPVQYVGGCCGTTPQFIRELKKALPETVHRTKKKARSGSYACTPTKCLCIQDVHVIGERINPTGNKRMKAALKEHRMDEILAIAMEEVEGGADILDVNVGLPGIDEEKMMVEVIKELQSVIDLPLQIDSTNPQVIKAALRAVNGVAIVNSVNGEAAVMESILPDVKKYGANVVGLTMDEGGIPQSCEERLAIGARIVETAQRYGIAKERVFLDCLTLTVSAQQSGARETLKALRAIRSQLGVHTVLGVSNISFGLPSRIILNQNFLTMAMQAGLSMPIMNPNQTAMMDAVRAFRVLQGIDTDSQAYILAYAQQKKTEEKPVASSHLDIKESIMRGLKEETRHLCSELLKTKEPLQIVNEYLIPALDAVGNRYEKKEIYLPQLINAATASQCAFEEIRSHMQSSGQESISKGKIILATVKGDVHDIGKNIVKVVLENYGYQVFDLGKDVPVETVVHTAIKEQVHLIGLSALMTTTLQSMEDTITALHESGHDCKIMVGGAVVSPEYAKQIHADYYAKDAKESADIAREVLG from the coding sequence GTGGAAATTGAAAATAGAATCCAGTTTCTGGATGGTGCCATGGGGACGCAGCTTCAGGCGAAGGGGCTTCCTGCCGGAGCGTCTCCGGAGCTGTTCATGATGGAGCATGGAGAGATCGTAGAGGAGGTACACGCAGCCTATATTGAAAGCGGCAGCGATATTATTTATACCAACACGTTTACAGCGAATGCAAAGAAGCTGAAAAATACAGGCTATACAGTTGAGGAAATCATAACCAGAGGGGTGCAGCTGGCAAGGTCTGCCGCCCGTAAAAAAGAGGGGGTGCGCATTGCCCTTGATATCGGGCCAATCGGAGAGCTGCTGGAACCGAATGGGTATCTGCCGTTTGAGGAAGCATACGAGCTGTTTCGGCAGCAGGTGGTCGCAGGAGAACAGGCAGGGGCTGACGTAATCGTATTTGAAACGATGAGCGATCTGTATGAGGTGAAGGCCGCAATCCTTGCGGCTAAGGAGAACACCGCTCTGCCGGTATTTGTTACGATGAGCTTTGAGGCAGACCATCGAACCTTTACCGGCTGTACGACAGCGAGCTTTGCCTTATGTGCCGAGGGCCTTGGAGCGGATGCCATTGGTATCAACTGTTCTCTTGGCCCTGACCAGATTCTGCCGATTGCCGATGAGCTGGCTGCGATGTCAAATCTGCCGCTCATTATGAAAGCAAACGCAGGTCTGCCGGATCCCCTTACCAATACCTACAGCATGAATGCACAGGAATATGCGAAGCTGCTGCTTCCCTTCACCAAGCTTCCGGTACAGTATGTCGGAGGATGCTGCGGTACCACACCGCAGTTTATACGGGAATTGAAGAAAGCTCTTCCTGAAACGGTGCATAGGACGAAGAAGAAGGCGCGCAGCGGTTCCTATGCCTGTACACCGACAAAATGTCTTTGTATTCAGGATGTTCATGTTATTGGAGAACGTATCAACCCAACCGGAAACAAGCGGATGAAGGCAGCTTTAAAGGAACACCGCATGGATGAGATTCTGGCAATCGCTATGGAGGAGGTCGAAGGCGGTGCCGATATTCTTGATGTGAATGTCGGTCTGCCGGGAATCGATGAGGAGAAAATGATGGTGGAGGTAATCAAGGAGCTGCAATCCGTCATTGATCTTCCCTTACAGATTGATTCCACCAATCCGCAGGTGATCAAGGCTGCTCTGCGTGCAGTTAACGGTGTCGCAATCGTCAATTCCGTGAACGGAGAAGCAGCGGTAATGGAAAGCATTCTGCCAGATGTTAAAAAATACGGAGCCAATGTTGTCGGACTGACGATGGATGAGGGAGGCATACCGCAAAGCTGTGAAGAACGCCTTGCCATTGGAGCACGCATTGTAGAAACAGCGCAGCGCTACGGTATCGCAAAGGAGCGTGTCTTTCTGGATTGTCTGACCCTGACAGTCTCAGCCCAGCAAAGCGGTGCTCGTGAAACACTGAAGGCTTTACGTGCAATCCGCTCACAGCTTGGTGTTCATACAGTGCTGGGTGTATCCAATATATCCTTTGGACTGCCGTCCCGTATCATTTTAAATCAGAATTTTTTAACAATGGCGATGCAGGCGGGACTCAGCATGCCGATTATGAATCCAAATCAGACAGCGATGATGGATGCTGTACGTGCTTTTCGTGTATTGCAGGGAATCGATACGGACTCGCAGGCATACATACTTGCCTACGCACAGCAGAAAAAAACAGAAGAAAAACCGGTTGCCTCCTCTCACCTGGATATTAAGGAAAGCATTATGCGCGGCTTAAAAGAGGAAACACGGCATCTTTGCAGTGAGCTTTTGAAAACGAAGGAGCCGTTACAGATTGTCAATGAATATCTGATACCGGCGCTGGATGCCGTGGGAAACCGGTATGAAAAAAAGGAAATCTATCTGCCGCAGCTGATCAATGCCGCGACAGCATCCCAGTGTGCGTTTGAGGAAATACGCAGCCATATGCAATCCAGCGGTCAGGAATCGATATCCAAAGGAAAAATCATACTGGCGACGGTAAAGGGGGATGTGCATGATATCGGTAAAAATATCGTTAAGGTCGTGCTGGAAAACTACGGCTATCAGGTGTTTGATCTGGGAAAGGATGTCCCTGTGGAAACTGTTGTACATACCGCCATTAAGGAACAGGTGCATTTGATTGGGTTAAGCGCTCTGATGACCACGACGCTGCAGTCGATGGAGGATACGATTACCGCTCTGCATGAAAGCGGACATGATTGTAAAATCATGGTCGGCGGGGCAGTTGTTTCACCGGAATATGCAAAGCAGATACATGCGGATTATTATGCGAAGGATGCCAAGGAGAGTGCAGATATCGCAAGGGAGGTGCTGGGATGA
- a CDS encoding bifunctional homocysteine S-methyltransferase/methylenetetrahydrofolate reductase — MITEYIKKQGYFLFDGAFGTYYAQKYEDDQEPCELANLYHPQRVANIHREYIEAGADAVKTNTFSANEQQLECSWDIIRRLLQEGYRIAKNVAQDQALVFADIGPIMEQKNVSLFTQYKRIIDVFLEEGADCFLFETLLNTHALHEVSAYIKKRCPNATIVVSFAVTADGYSRQGIAMSKLLQDCFADDDVDACGLNCVCGPMHMKRLLDTIDKTKKPILIMPNAGYPTILANRTYFRDSSTYFAKEMKEILEKGAALLGGCCGTTPVYIRKLKDALQERKEQMEAVVQTVPAQKNITRRDCNPLRRKLQKKQPVIAVEFDPPANCEIERFLNNAEFLKEAGVDAITIADCPIARARVDSSLLACKLHRELDLEVIPHMTCRDRNINATKALLFGLQIEGIRNVLVVTGDPIPSEDRQEVKGVFNFNSQILAGYIHDLNETMFSEPFMIFGALNLNAVNFEAELMKAKRKVEQGVEGFLTQPVHSHQALANLRRAHAELDAYLLGGVLPIVSHRNAVYMNNEISGIEVDEEIVSLYEGTTREEAQRLAVTISCQSVDEMRPYVDGYYLITPFNRVEIIADIVAHLHRQEEVTSKKQ, encoded by the coding sequence ATGATTACAGAATATATAAAGAAACAGGGCTATTTTCTGTTTGACGGGGCCTTTGGCACCTATTATGCACAGAAATATGAGGACGATCAGGAGCCGTGTGAGCTGGCGAATCTGTATCATCCCCAGCGTGTAGCCAATATTCATCGGGAGTATATTGAAGCCGGAGCGGATGCTGTTAAAACGAATACCTTTTCCGCAAACGAGCAGCAGCTGGAATGCAGCTGGGATATCATACGGAGGCTCCTGCAGGAGGGATATCGCATCGCAAAAAACGTAGCACAGGATCAGGCCCTGGTGTTTGCCGATATCGGACCAATCATGGAACAGAAAAATGTATCCTTGTTCACACAGTACAAACGCATCATAGATGTTTTTCTGGAAGAGGGGGCAGACTGCTTTCTGTTTGAAACCCTGCTGAATACGCATGCACTGCATGAAGTAAGTGCCTATATTAAAAAAAGGTGTCCCAATGCCACGATCGTTGTATCGTTTGCCGTTACAGCTGATGGCTACAGCAGACAGGGCATCGCTATGAGCAAACTGCTGCAGGACTGCTTTGCGGATGATGATGTGGATGCCTGCGGCTTAAACTGTGTCTGCGGACCGATGCATATGAAGCGGCTTCTGGATACGATTGACAAGACGAAGAAGCCGATTCTTATTATGCCGAATGCCGGTTATCCAACCATTCTGGCAAACAGGACCTATTTCCGGGACAGCTCTACGTATTTTGCGAAGGAGATGAAGGAGATTCTGGAAAAGGGTGCTGCATTGCTGGGAGGCTGCTGTGGAACCACACCGGTTTATATCCGTAAACTAAAGGATGCGCTGCAGGAGCGTAAGGAACAGATGGAGGCTGTAGTTCAAACTGTACCTGCACAAAAGAACATCACCCGCAGGGACTGCAATCCGCTGCGCAGAAAGCTGCAGAAAAAGCAGCCGGTCATCGCCGTGGAGTTTGATCCGCCTGCAAACTGTGAAATCGAACGCTTTTTAAACAATGCCGAGTTTTTGAAGGAAGCCGGGGTGGATGCAATCACCATTGCGGATTGTCCAATAGCCCGTGCAAGAGTGGACAGCTCCTTACTGGCATGCAAGCTGCACCGTGAGCTCGACCTGGAGGTGATACCGCACATGACCTGCCGTGACCGCAATATCAATGCGACCAAGGCCTTGCTGTTCGGTCTTCAGATTGAAGGCATCCGCAATGTGCTTGTTGTCACCGGAGACCCGATTCCCAGTGAAGACCGTCAGGAGGTAAAGGGGGTCTTTAACTTCAATTCACAGATTCTGGCAGGCTACATCCACGATTTGAATGAAACGATGTTTTCCGAGCCGTTCATGATATTCGGTGCACTGAATCTGAATGCGGTTAATTTTGAAGCAGAGCTGATGAAGGCAAAGCGCAAGGTGGAGCAGGGGGTGGAGGGCTTTTTAACACAGCCGGTACACTCACATCAGGCACTTGCAAATCTGCGCAGGGCACACGCAGAGCTGGATGCCTACCTGCTGGGAGGTGTTCTCCCCATCGTTTCACACCGCAATGCCGTCTATATGAACAATGAGATATCAGGCATCGAGGTGGATGAGGAAATCGTTTCCCTGTATGAGGGGACAACAAGGGAGGAAGCACAGCGGCTGGCCGTTACTATTAGTTGTCAGAGTGTTGATGAAATGCGTCCTTATGTTGACGGATACTATCTGATCACACCGTTTAACCGGGTTGAAATTATCGCTGATATCGTCGCACATCTTCATCGACAGGAAGAGGTCACTTCCAAAAAGCAATAG